In Sulfolobales archaeon, one DNA window encodes the following:
- a CDS encoding Rid family detoxifying hydrolase has product MRREIKSLKAPKPVGPYSQAIAAGGFLFISGQIPLDPESGEIIREPFSRAVEIVMVNIGEILKAAGASYDNIVRVVVYLRDLSKFNEFNEIYKKFFREPYPSRTVVEVRNLPRDSPIEIEAIAFLG; this is encoded by the coding sequence ATGAGAAGAGAGATTAAAAGTCTTAAAGCTCCAAAACCTGTAGGACCTTATTCACAGGCTATTGCCGCGGGCGGTTTTCTATTTATATCAGGTCAGATACCTCTAGATCCTGAAAGTGGAGAGATAATTCGAGAACCTTTCTCAAGAGCTGTAGAGATAGTGATGGTGAACATAGGCGAGATACTTAAAGCTGCCGGAGCTTCCTATGATAATATTGTGAGAGTAGTAGTCTATCTAAGAGATCTAAGTAAGTTTAACGAATTTAATGAGATCTATAAGAAGTTCTTCAGAGAGCCTTATCCCTCACGAACAGTAGTTGAGGTTAGAAATCTGCCGAGAGACTCTCCTATAGAGATTGAAGCTATAGCATTTCTAGGATAA
- the feoB gene encoding ferrous iron transport protein B produces the protein MNRYKASNTITSTSTEPYIEVGVVGSANVGKSTLFNILTGGSSKVSNWPGTTVEMKRGDVSYDGAHYIFVDLPGISGYKAYSIEEKISRRYLLRGGYNVIISVGDLTSLERSLYVSIVIAEMTSRTIIAINKIDLFPEDLSRSFVEYLREKIGVPVVGISALKKIGVETLLKEISEMGKISCENSKSFYIDYGELNRYIEDIERVLEDSKESRERRDCRINLRGLAIGFLAEDPEVEDYIREFFGEEILKKIREIRERARREVDQDLDLRIINSRYSFIERIVRDSPLKEYISQEIYKRSFIDRMIEKPGGGLLLLVGFLLTLFLVVFTINTGFPLTIILSALGLEEVASIIESYSITGLMSLLFSSISESIKENLAFLPKPLVSLLADGVIPGVGAVLSFIPVIFLVSIGFAMLEDSGVATRIALGLHRGFSRLGFSGRFVYPLIVSLGCNVPGVMLSRTAMDSRERIVQILSIPFIPCQARLIVAIIFSQAIFPGKPFEQALLLLLLYVIGVGLTLLSGYILSRTIVRESYSPELVIELPPLHRPYLRVVGWISWSYTREFIVKAGFIIFLLSIFIWFLSSFGPQGLASEFSESYAFSIGSIIQPLLSIYGINSSVGPIIGFTLIQGFVAKEGLVSSLAILMGYEDPVEAVSHLGLTTLQMISMLVFMMLYVPCMATLSMIYQETRSIKWTLFSIAYMMIIAFIVSLSVFLLLELVSSA, from the coding sequence ATGAATCGATATAAAGCTTCTAATACCATCACTAGCACTTCTACAGAGCCTTATATCGAGGTGGGGGTTGTAGGATCTGCAAATGTTGGGAAGTCAACACTATTTAACATACTTACGGGAGGTTCTTCAAAGGTTTCTAACTGGCCTGGTACAACTGTCGAGATGAAGCGTGGCGATGTGTCTTATGATGGTGCTCATTATATATTTGTGGATCTTCCGGGTATCTCAGGGTATAAGGCTTACTCTATTGAGGAGAAGATCTCTAGAAGATACCTTCTAAGAGGAGGATATAATGTAATTATCTCGGTAGGCGATCTTACTTCTCTAGAAAGATCTCTATATGTATCTATAGTAATTGCTGAAATGACTTCTAGAACTATTATAGCTATTAACAAGATAGATCTGTTTCCGGAGGATCTTTCGAGAAGTTTTGTAGAATACCTGAGAGAGAAGATAGGAGTTCCTGTAGTAGGTATATCAGCGTTGAAGAAGATAGGAGTAGAAACACTTCTCAAAGAGATTAGCGAGATGGGTAAGATCTCATGTGAGAATTCAAAATCTTTCTACATAGATTATGGAGAGCTGAACAGATATATAGAGGATATAGAGAGAGTGTTAGAGGATTCTAAGGAATCAAGAGAGAGGAGAGATTGTAGAATTAATTTGAGAGGTCTAGCCATAGGTTTTCTCGCAGAAGACCCGGAAGTAGAAGATTATATTAGAGAATTCTTCGGAGAAGAGATTTTAAAGAAGATTAGAGAGATTAGAGAGAGAGCTAGAAGAGAGGTAGATCAAGATCTAGATCTTAGGATTATAAACTCTAGATACAGCTTCATAGAGAGGATAGTTAGAGACTCTCCTCTGAAAGAATATATATCTCAAGAGATCTATAAAAGAAGCTTTATAGATCGTATGATAGAAAAACCTGGAGGAGGTCTTCTCCTACTAGTAGGATTCCTGCTAACCTTATTCCTAGTAGTATTCACTATAAACACAGGATTCCCTCTCACTATCATATTATCAGCATTGGGATTAGAAGAAGTAGCGTCGATAATAGAAAGCTATAGTATAACAGGTTTAATGTCTCTTCTATTCTCTTCGATATCAGAATCTATAAAAGAGAACCTCGCATTCCTTCCCAAGCCTCTCGTATCACTACTAGCAGATGGTGTGATACCTGGCGTCGGTGCTGTGCTAAGCTTTATACCAGTTATATTTCTAGTTAGCATTGGCTTTGCAATGCTTGAGGACAGTGGTGTAGCGACTAGAATAGCTCTAGGACTTCATAGAGGGTTTTCAAGACTAGGCTTCTCAGGAAGATTTGTGTATCCTCTGATAGTAAGTCTCGGATGCAATGTTCCTGGTGTCATGCTCTCTAGAACTGCTATGGATTCTAGAGAGAGGATTGTCCAAATACTTTCAATACCATTCATACCATGCCAGGCCAGACTTATAGTAGCCATAATATTCTCTCAAGCTATATTTCCTGGAAAGCCATTTGAACAGGCTCTACTCCTCCTACTACTATACGTGATAGGTGTAGGGCTTACACTACTCTCAGGATATATACTGAGCAGAACAATTGTAAGAGAATCATATTCACCCGAACTAGTTATAGAGCTACCACCACTTCACAGACCTTATCTGAGAGTTGTAGGATGGATCAGCTGGAGTTATACTAGAGAGTTTATTGTTAAAGCAGGGTTCATAATATTTCTACTAAGCATATTCATATGGTTTCTAAGCAGTTTCGGACCTCAAGGACTTGCTAGCGAGTTTTCTGAAAGCTATGCTTTCTCGATAGGATCTATTATACAGCCTCTTCTAAGCATCTACGGTATTAACTCTAGTGTAGGACCTATAATAGGTTTCACACTGATCCAAGGTTTCGTAGCTAAGGAAGGACTTGTAAGCAGTCTAGCAATACTCATGGGATATGAAGATCCTGTGGAGGCTGTTTCACATCTAGGTCTTACAACTCTACAAATGATCTCTATGCTGGTATTCATGATGCTCTATGTACCATGCATGGCTACACTATCAATGATATATCAAGAGACTAGAAGTATTAAATGGACTTTATTCTCTATAGCTTATATGATGATAATAGCTTTCATTGTATCCTTATCTGTATTTCTCTTGCTAGAGTTGGTGAGCTCTGCTTGA
- a CDS encoding FeoA family protein yields the protein MNERILSLDEIGSGVTCRIRSIIAGRGLRDRLLEIGLLPGTEVRILRSSRGHVIVLVRGVTVALSRGIARKIYVECSMRKN from the coding sequence TTGAATGAGAGAATACTATCTCTAGATGAGATAGGATCTGGAGTTACTTGTAGGATTCGTAGTATTATTGCGGGTAGAGGTCTTAGGGATAGATTACTAGAGATAGGTCTTCTACCAGGTACAGAGGTTAGGATTTTGAGAAGCTCTAGAGGTCATGTCATAGTTCTTGTAAGAGGTGTCACGGTAGCTCTGAGTAGAGGTATTGCAAGAAAGATATATGTGGAATGCTCTATGAGAAAAAACTAG
- a CDS encoding inositol-3-phosphate synthase — MIRTALIGVGNIASALIQFVHKARREGRINGLMSEYIGRYTITDIDFVAAFDVSENKIGKDLSEAILEPPNIFPKIVELDRLGVKVSPGPVLDGVAPHMRDVFKPHGKHVEMEDVVKVLRDSGAEIAVNLLPVGAEKASRFYAEACLKAGVAFVNAIPVFIASDPEGRWQKMFKEAMLPLLGDDVKGQIGATILHRTLVRLFHMRGVRIDESYQVNVGGNTDFLNMMVEERLYSKRISKTEAVTSILPYGRDLEESKKIRIGPSDYIEFLGNTKIAYIYIKGRSFGDLPVYLEAKLTVDDKSMASAVLVDAIRIAKLALDRGHGGVIAGPSSFLFKHPPRQAPDDETAYLWFIRYIMTGEDILVD, encoded by the coding sequence ATGATCAGGACTGCTTTAATAGGAGTAGGAAACATAGCGTCTGCCCTCATACAATTTGTTCATAAGGCTAGGAGAGAGGGTAGGATTAATGGTCTGATGAGCGAGTATATCGGAAGATACACTATTACAGATATAGATTTTGTAGCTGCATTCGATGTGTCTGAGAACAAGATAGGTAAAGATCTTTCCGAAGCTATATTAGAACCTCCTAATATTTTCCCAAAGATCGTAGAGTTAGACAGATTAGGTGTTAAGGTTTCTCCAGGTCCTGTTCTAGACGGTGTAGCACCGCATATGAGAGATGTTTTCAAACCTCATGGAAAACATGTAGAGATGGAAGATGTGGTGAAAGTTCTAAGGGATAGCGGTGCTGAGATTGCCGTGAATCTCCTGCCTGTAGGTGCTGAGAAAGCTTCGAGATTTTATGCAGAGGCCTGTCTTAAAGCCGGTGTTGCTTTTGTTAATGCTATCCCAGTTTTCATTGCCAGCGATCCAGAAGGTAGATGGCAGAAGATGTTTAAAGAAGCTATGCTACCTCTTTTAGGAGACGATGTTAAAGGTCAGATCGGAGCTACCATACTTCATAGAACACTTGTGAGATTATTTCATATGAGAGGAGTTAGAATTGATGAGAGTTATCAAGTTAATGTAGGAGGTAACACGGATTTCCTCAATATGATGGTTGAGGAAAGACTGTACTCTAAGAGAATAAGTAAGACTGAAGCTGTTACATCTATACTGCCATACGGAAGAGATCTTGAGGAGAGCAAGAAGATCAGGATCGGCCCTAGTGATTATATAGAGTTTCTCGGGAATACGAAGATAGCATACATATATATCAAAGGAAGATCCTTTGGAGATCTGCCTGTATATCTAGAGGCGAAGCTCACAGTAGACGATAAATCAATGGCTTCAGCAGTTCTAGTAGATGCTATAAGAATCGCTAAGCTAGCTCTAGATAGAGGACATGGAGGAGTTATAGCAGGACCGAGCTCATTTCTATTTAAACATCCTCCACGCCAGGCTCCTGATGATGAGACAGCATATCTCTGGTTTATTAGATACATAATGACAGGAGAAGATATTCTAGTAGATTAA
- a CDS encoding PhoU domain-containing protein: MSEGSVIMRRIIRIGEKSTGITIPREWLNSIGADLGSLVRVSISGRSIIVSPMEEKETSVSEIPLDTREFSSPEAFSRILIASYLEGLDRIVVSGDRIAIRKAFNDVFTKLPGIVLFESGERSEFRITVDENVMSLMAIIKTLSSSSLMMFDLLDKYLSTGDLSHLDQLFALDDDLDRLHFMGIRLIKKSPGMSIAEAGDLIVLIKSLEHVGDSLDRTARFMQRIKLDERCVKTASEIFRIAREYYEKSLEAYISKDITTALNLLSNRARTMDNLIESVIRTTCSNELSGVLHEALNIIAISAEIGELTASSYAREKISMLSKGDSQKLSS, translated from the coding sequence ATGAGCGAAGGTAGTGTTATTATGAGAAGAATTATCAGAATTGGAGAGAAGAGTACAGGAATTACGATTCCTAGAGAGTGGTTAAATTCTATAGGAGCAGATCTCGGCTCTCTTGTTAGAGTTAGCATATCCGGAAGAAGTATAATTGTCTCTCCCATGGAGGAGAAAGAAACTTCGGTAAGCGAAATCCCTCTAGACACCAGAGAGTTTTCAAGTCCTGAAGCTTTCTCAAGAATATTGATAGCCTCATATCTCGAAGGACTTGACAGGATCGTAGTGTCGGGAGATAGAATAGCTATTAGAAAAGCTTTCAATGATGTCTTCACAAAACTACCAGGGATAGTATTATTTGAAAGCGGTGAGAGATCTGAGTTCAGGATCACGGTTGATGAGAATGTTATGAGTCTCATGGCTATAATAAAAACTCTGTCGAGTAGCTCTCTAATGATGTTCGATCTTCTTGATAAGTATCTCAGCACAGGAGATCTATCACACCTAGACCAGCTTTTTGCTTTAGATGATGATCTGGATAGACTTCATTTCATGGGTATAAGACTTATCAAGAAATCTCCCGGCATGTCTATCGCTGAAGCAGGAGATCTTATAGTACTGATAAAATCTCTAGAACATGTTGGAGATTCGCTAGATAGAACAGCCAGGTTTATGCAGAGAATCAAATTAGACGAGAGATGTGTTAAAACAGCTTCCGAGATCTTTAGAATCGCTAGAGAATACTACGAGAAAAGCCTGGAGGCTTATATCTCGAAAGATATAACCACAGCATTAAATCTCCTAAGCAATAGAGCTAGAACCATGGATAATCTTATAGAGAGTGTTATAAGAACAACATGCTCCAACGAGCTTTCAGGAGTTCTTCATGAAGCTCTTAACATAATAGCTATATCAGCAGAAATAGGAGAGCTTACGGCAAGTTCCTATGCGAGAGAGAAGATCTCTATGCTTTCTAAAGGAGATTCACAGAAACTTTCCTCATAA